Proteins from one Embleya scabrispora genomic window:
- a CDS encoding SDR family oxidoreductase — protein sequence MALSRSLQGQHVVVMGGTSGIGEATAGLLAADGAEVVVTGRDRARLDAAVERIGGKTTGYRLDGANQAEVAEFFAASVEPIDHLVLALSGAAGSGPIAGLDLEQLAAGFAGKFWPFVRIVQAALPRLAAHASVTFVTAASARAAFPGTAGLAAINGALEAMVPPLAVELAPIRVNAVSPGVIDTPWWDTIPSEARAELFTGISAATPVGRVGHADEVADVIRMFVGNGFVTGTVIDCTGGANLATGR from the coding sequence ATGGCTCTGTCCCGTTCCCTGCAAGGTCAGCACGTCGTCGTCATGGGCGGCACCTCCGGAATCGGCGAGGCGACCGCCGGCCTGCTGGCCGCCGACGGCGCGGAGGTCGTGGTCACCGGCCGCGACCGGGCACGGCTCGACGCCGCCGTCGAGCGCATCGGCGGCAAGACCACCGGATACCGGCTCGACGGCGCGAATCAGGCCGAGGTGGCCGAGTTCTTCGCGGCGTCGGTCGAGCCGATCGACCACCTGGTCCTGGCGCTGAGCGGCGCCGCCGGCAGCGGCCCGATCGCGGGCCTGGACCTGGAGCAACTGGCGGCCGGCTTCGCGGGCAAGTTCTGGCCGTTCGTGCGGATCGTCCAGGCGGCGCTGCCCAGGCTGGCCGCGCACGCCTCGGTGACGTTCGTGACCGCGGCCTCCGCTCGGGCGGCCTTCCCCGGTACCGCCGGACTGGCCGCGATCAACGGCGCGTTGGAGGCGATGGTGCCGCCGCTGGCGGTCGAACTCGCGCCGATCCGGGTCAACGCGGTCTCCCCGGGCGTGATCGACACCCCGTGGTGGGACACGATCCCGAGCGAGGCCCGCGCCGAACTCTTCACCGGGATCAGCGCCGCGACCCCGGTCGGCCGGGTCGGCCACGCCGACGAAGTGGCCGATGTGATCCGGATGTTCGTGGGCAACGGCTTCGTGACGGGGACGGTGATCGACTGCACCGGGGGTGCGAACCTGGCCACCGGCCGCTGA
- a CDS encoding isochorismatase family protein, with amino-acid sequence MTTALILIDLMPRIVALPVAPHSGEDVLARCRRLADVFRADGNPVVLVRADRPGVAEQPPGSDFAEGLVRPGDVTIVKHTVGAFHGTDLDAQLRARGVERLVLAGLVTTMGVESTARAADDHGYEVEFVADAMSGFAADEHDFTVERIFPRFGTVRTAASYG; translated from the coding sequence GTGACTACCGCGCTGATTCTCATCGATCTCATGCCCCGCATCGTCGCGTTGCCGGTGGCACCGCACTCGGGCGAGGACGTGCTCGCCCGCTGCCGCCGGTTGGCCGACGTCTTCCGGGCCGACGGAAACCCGGTGGTCCTGGTACGGGCGGACCGCCCCGGCGTCGCGGAGCAGCCGCCCGGGAGCGACTTCGCGGAGGGGCTGGTCCGGCCCGGCGACGTGACGATCGTGAAGCACACCGTCGGCGCGTTCCACGGGACCGACCTGGACGCGCAGTTGCGGGCGAGGGGCGTGGAACGGCTGGTGCTGGCGGGCCTGGTCACCACCATGGGTGTGGAGTCCACGGCCCGGGCCGCCGACGACCACGGCTACGAGGTCGAGTTCGTGGCCGACGCGATGTCCGGGTTCGCGGCGGACGAGCACGACTTCACCGTGGAGCGCATCTTTCCGCGCTTCGGAACGGTGCGAACCGCGGCTTCCTACGGCTGA
- a CDS encoding helix-turn-helix domain-containing protein — translation MAATLASYELRVMPSTVAQWEAGTERPNEAELLALAKSLVVPVSRLMGGRPTNLQDHRIAAGLTRAELAKRVRMREVGYTRLERANKWRADEERTGFLVRALGLSMQDLAEVSGVGPELENLLAEAVVGRWKTQLPDITRLIGMRRKRIGEVLEVLSSVFPEGMDVADVPRAAVVERFWGLLGDPVADPGAPGVWLLQGRFA, via the coding sequence GTGGCCGCGACATTGGCTTCGTACGAGCTGCGGGTGATGCCGTCGACCGTGGCCCAGTGGGAAGCCGGTACGGAACGCCCGAACGAAGCCGAACTGCTCGCCCTCGCCAAATCCTTGGTCGTGCCCGTGAGCCGACTGATGGGCGGCCGGCCGACCAACCTCCAGGACCACCGGATCGCGGCCGGCCTCACCCGTGCCGAACTGGCCAAGCGGGTGCGGATGCGGGAGGTGGGCTACACCCGGCTCGAACGGGCGAACAAGTGGCGGGCCGACGAGGAGCGGACCGGATTCCTGGTCCGCGCGCTCGGCCTTTCCATGCAGGACCTGGCCGAAGTGTCGGGTGTCGGCCCGGAGTTGGAGAATCTGCTGGCCGAGGCCGTGGTGGGCCGCTGGAAGACGCAACTGCCCGACATCACCCGGCTGATCGGGATGCGCCGCAAGCGCATCGGCGAGGTGCTCGAGGTGCTCAGTTCGGTCTTCCCCGAGGGCATGGACGTGGCCGACGTGCCGCGGGCCGCCGTGGTCGAGCGATTCTGGGGCCTGCTCGGCGACCCGGTCGCCGACCCGGGCGCGCCCGGGGTCTGGTTGCTCCAGGGCCGCTTCGCCTAG
- a CDS encoding anti-sigma factor family protein, translated as MSVQPEHADVGAYALGLLEPADREAFEEHLATCERCLDELADFSGMATLLTELRDEGVYELPETRGEPAPTGPAVAPPAAAAPVDELAARRVARRVPRRSLLIAACVALLVIGLGAGVLTGRTWFKDESSTATRVVPGDPMAVIAANGQVVAATGPNGGAVARIALENKAWGTNLALELRNVRGPLKCSLVAVDRAGKEQQISSWMVPPKGYGVPGSEAPLVLQTGTWTPKGDLARFDVRTSDGGTLVSVPV; from the coding sequence ATGAGCGTCCAACCCGAACACGCGGATGTCGGCGCGTATGCCCTCGGACTGCTGGAACCGGCCGACCGGGAGGCGTTCGAGGAGCATTTGGCCACGTGCGAGCGCTGCCTGGACGAGCTGGCGGACTTCTCCGGCATGGCCACGCTGCTGACCGAGCTGCGCGACGAGGGGGTGTACGAGCTGCCGGAGACCAGGGGTGAACCCGCGCCGACCGGGCCGGCCGTAGCTCCGCCGGCGGCGGCTGCTCCCGTGGACGAACTCGCCGCGCGCCGGGTGGCCCGCCGCGTGCCGCGGCGCTCGTTGCTGATCGCCGCGTGCGTGGCACTTCTGGTGATCGGCCTGGGTGCCGGCGTACTGACCGGGCGGACCTGGTTCAAGGACGAGTCGTCCACCGCGACCCGGGTGGTGCCGGGCGACCCGATGGCCGTGATCGCCGCGAACGGGCAGGTGGTGGCCGCGACCGGGCCGAACGGCGGCGCCGTCGCGCGGATCGCCCTGGAGAACAAGGCGTGGGGTACCAACCTGGCGCTCGAACTGCGCAACGTCCGCGGCCCGTTGAAGTGTTCACTGGTCGCGGTCGACAGGGCGGGGAAGGAGCAGCAGATCTCCTCCTGGATGGTGCCGCCGAAGGGCTACGGCGTCCCGGGCTCGGAGGCCCCGCTGGTGCTGCAGACCGGGACCTGGACCCCGAAGGGCGATCTGGCCCGCTTCGACGTACGCACGTCCGACGGGGGCACGCTGGTCAGCGTGCCGGTGTAA
- a CDS encoding sigma-70 family RNA polymerase sigma factor — MSDVDTPGSGPPGTDDPPGGDDETRFVAMLYREYSRPLLAVVSRLNGGDRQRAEDSVQEVLVRAWRNREKLDPAAPLLPWLVTVARRLVIDEQRARSARPPEIGDERLATLPTGDEVDRLLRSVVVGDALDALSASHREILIETFFRDRTVNQAADVLGIPAGTAKSRVYYALRALRVVLEERGVSS, encoded by the coding sequence ATGTCCGATGTGGACACGCCGGGGTCGGGCCCGCCGGGTACCGACGACCCGCCGGGTGGCGACGATGAGACCAGGTTCGTCGCGATGCTCTACCGCGAGTATTCCCGACCGCTGCTCGCGGTCGTCTCGCGGTTGAACGGCGGCGACCGCCAGCGGGCCGAGGACAGCGTGCAGGAGGTGCTGGTCCGCGCCTGGCGCAACCGGGAGAAGCTGGATCCCGCCGCCCCGCTGCTGCCGTGGCTGGTCACCGTGGCCCGCCGCCTGGTCATCGACGAACAACGGGCCCGCTCGGCCCGCCCGCCGGAGATCGGCGACGAGCGGCTGGCCACGCTGCCCACCGGCGACGAGGTCGACCGCCTGCTGCGCTCGGTCGTGGTCGGCGACGCGCTGGACGCGCTTTCCGCATCGCACCGGGAAATTTTGATCGAAACCTTCTTCCGTGACCGTACTGTCAATCAGGCGGCCGACGTACTCGGCATCCCGGCCGGTACGGCGAAGTCGCGCGTGTACTACGCGCTGCGCGCCCTGCGGGTCGTCCTGGAGGAGAGGGGGGTGTCGTCATGA
- the ddaH gene encoding dimethylargininase — MPQTGTERTPHDNRTVRPRRYLMCRPTYFDVTYSINPWMDPSVPTSADTGLAQWKRLHDAYVALGHDVALIEPVPGLPDMVFSANGATVVDGRVLVARFRHRQRVDESAAYLDWFRADGWAEVHQAEYVNEGEGDFLLVGGQLLAGSGFRSDPRAHDEAREFFGLPVLGLTLVDPRFYHLDTALSVLGPDEIMYYPEAFDEAGRRVLAERFPDAILADEAAAATFGLNALSDGRHVLLPERAVPLLGPQLRERGYVPQGIDLTELLKAGGNTKCCTLELRR, encoded by the coding sequence GTGCCCCAGACAGGTACCGAACGAACTCCGCACGACAACCGAACGGTTCGACCGCGCCGCTATCTGATGTGCCGGCCGACCTACTTCGACGTCACCTATTCGATCAATCCGTGGATGGACCCGAGCGTGCCCACGTCGGCGGACACCGGTCTGGCCCAGTGGAAACGCCTGCACGACGCCTACGTCGCGCTCGGGCACGACGTGGCGCTGATCGAACCGGTGCCCGGACTGCCCGACATGGTGTTCTCGGCGAACGGCGCCACCGTCGTGGACGGCCGGGTGCTGGTGGCCCGTTTCCGCCACCGACAGCGCGTCGACGAGTCCGCCGCCTACCTCGACTGGTTCCGCGCCGACGGCTGGGCCGAGGTCCACCAGGCCGAGTACGTCAACGAGGGCGAGGGGGACTTCCTCCTGGTCGGCGGCCAACTGCTGGCCGGCAGCGGCTTCCGCAGCGATCCGCGGGCGCACGACGAGGCCCGCGAGTTCTTCGGCCTGCCCGTACTCGGCCTGACCCTGGTCGACCCGCGGTTCTACCACCTGGACACCGCGCTGTCCGTGCTCGGTCCCGACGAGATCATGTACTACCCGGAGGCGTTCGACGAGGCCGGCCGCCGCGTCCTGGCCGAGCGCTTCCCGGACGCGATCCTGGCCGACGAGGCCGCCGCCGCCACGTTCGGGCTCAACGCGCTCTCCGACGGCCGGCACGTACTGCTCCCGGAGCGCGCCGTTCCGCTCCTCGGCCCGCAGTTGCGCGAGCGCGGCTACGTCCCCCAGGGCATCGACCTGACCGAGCTGCTGAAGGCCGGCGGCAACACCAAGTGCTGCACGCTGGAGCTGCGGCGCTGA
- a CDS encoding LmbU family transcriptional regulator has translation MTFEDWEQAGRKLSGILDSSSWWLGDWLVYGKDHYTDLYQRGIRAAGLSYQTLRNYAWVSRRFDFDRRRSALSFQHHAELASLPIGEQELWLDRAEQMKWTTKQLRNAIRDARADEGRDGRQIEATRRLAVPGDRIQWWHKAAEHSGIDFEQWVLATLDNAAERVLEDAIEVALEEVQEGVPQEAGVGV, from the coding sequence ATGACCTTCGAGGATTGGGAGCAAGCCGGGCGTAAACTCTCGGGAATCTTGGATTCCTCGTCGTGGTGGCTCGGCGACTGGTTGGTATACGGAAAAGATCACTATACCGACCTGTATCAGCGAGGGATACGCGCAGCGGGGTTAAGCTACCAGACGCTCCGGAATTATGCGTGGGTCTCCAGGAGGTTCGACTTCGATCGTCGGCGGTCCGCGCTCAGTTTCCAGCATCATGCCGAGCTGGCCTCGTTGCCGATCGGTGAACAGGAACTGTGGCTCGACCGCGCGGAACAGATGAAGTGGACCACCAAGCAGCTGCGCAACGCTATCCGCGATGCGCGAGCGGACGAAGGGCGCGACGGCCGGCAGATCGAGGCGACCCGTCGTCTCGCCGTGCCCGGTGATCGAATCCAGTGGTGGCACAAGGCCGCCGAACATTCCGGAATCGACTTCGAGCAATGGGTGCTCGCGACCCTCGACAACGCCGCCGAGCGGGTGCTCGAGGACGCCATCGAGGTCGCGCTGGAGGAGGTACAGGAGGGCGTGCCGCAGGAGGCCGGCGTCGGCGTCTGA
- a CDS encoding FMN-binding negative transcriptional regulator codes for MFVPREYREPDGSWMVELIRRNPLALVALNGSPEDGPFATHLPVILDPERHTEWSDDLVGVTLLGHMNRANPHWRALTDGCTVLLTFTGPHAYVSPTVYEITPAAPTWNFTSVHLRGTVEKIDSADETLGVVRSTVRAFESEHGTGWDMTESVEYFRSIVGGVGAFRIRVTRADGMFKLSQEQPGEVRDRVRRSFDERGCTRHRATAELMSRLP; via the coding sequence ATGTTCGTTCCCCGGGAGTACCGCGAACCGGACGGTTCGTGGATGGTCGAGTTGATCCGTAGAAATCCGTTGGCGCTCGTGGCACTGAACGGCAGCCCCGAGGACGGGCCCTTCGCCACACACCTGCCGGTGATCCTCGACCCCGAGCGGCACACCGAATGGAGCGACGACCTGGTCGGTGTCACGTTGCTCGGACACATGAACCGGGCGAATCCGCATTGGCGGGCACTGACCGACGGCTGCACCGTGCTGCTCACCTTCACCGGACCGCACGCGTACGTCTCGCCGACCGTGTACGAGATCACGCCGGCCGCGCCGACCTGGAACTTCACCTCGGTACACCTGCGCGGCACGGTGGAGAAGATCGATTCGGCGGACGAGACGCTGGGCGTGGTGAGGTCCACCGTCCGAGCCTTCGAAAGCGAGCACGGGACGGGATGGGACATGACCGAATCGGTCGAGTACTTCCGCAGCATCGTGGGCGGCGTGGGCGCCTTCCGGATCCGAGTGACCAGGGCCGACGGCATGTTCAAGCTCAGCCAGGAACAACCCGGCGAGGTGCGGGACCGGGTGCGGCGCTCGTTCGACGAGCGCGGGTGCACGCGGCATCGCGCCACGGCCGAGTTGATGAGCCGCCTGCCCTGA
- a CDS encoding lysine N(6)-hydroxylase/L-ornithine N(5)-oxygenase family protein produces MGTFAHEIYDVAGIGFGPSNLSLAIALEEYGDAGRNGSPDGPGAIFFERQPAFGWHRNMLLPTATMQISFMKDLATFRNPVSRFSFVSYLHEAGRLAQFVNNQDFFPTRQEFHQYLEWAQASFTDRVHYGSEVAAIRLPAGVDPASAEHLRLEIRDGSGTRTVDARNVAISTGLVPRLPDGIQADERVWHSSEFLDKYSRTDPTGLRTVAVVGAGQSAAEITRFLYDELPHARVYSIIPSYGYCVADDTPFANQVFDPSAVDAYYFGTDRTREAFWQYHRNTNYSVVDDEVIRDLYRRSYDEEVRGVERLHFLNLTRVDEVKRAGDETRVSLLSLLDDESPELDVDAIVFATGYEAMEPSRLLGELDRYCLRDEAGRHRVDRDYRLVTSPELRCGIYLQGGTEHTHGLTSSLLSNLAIRSGEIAESILGRRPAEALHG; encoded by the coding sequence ATGGGTACTTTTGCACATGAAATCTACGACGTGGCGGGCATCGGATTCGGGCCCTCCAATCTGTCCCTGGCCATCGCCCTGGAGGAGTACGGGGACGCCGGTCGCAACGGATCCCCGGACGGACCCGGGGCGATATTCTTCGAGCGGCAGCCCGCGTTCGGCTGGCATCGCAATATGTTGCTGCCGACCGCGACCATGCAGATCTCGTTCATGAAGGACCTGGCCACGTTCCGGAACCCGGTGTCGCGGTTCAGCTTCGTGTCGTATCTGCACGAGGCGGGCCGGCTCGCGCAGTTCGTCAACAACCAGGACTTCTTCCCGACCCGCCAGGAGTTCCACCAGTACCTGGAGTGGGCCCAGGCGAGCTTCACCGACCGGGTGCACTACGGCTCGGAGGTGGCCGCGATCCGGCTGCCGGCGGGCGTCGACCCGGCCTCGGCAGAGCATCTGCGCCTGGAGATCCGCGACGGCTCCGGCACCCGCACGGTCGACGCGCGCAACGTGGCCATCTCCACCGGCCTGGTGCCGCGCCTGCCCGACGGCATCCAGGCCGACGAACGGGTCTGGCACAGCTCGGAGTTCCTGGACAAGTACAGCCGGACCGACCCGACCGGGCTGCGCACCGTGGCGGTGGTCGGCGCGGGCCAGAGCGCGGCCGAGATCACCCGGTTCCTCTACGACGAACTCCCGCACGCCCGGGTCTACTCGATCATCCCGTCGTACGGATACTGCGTGGCCGACGACACCCCGTTCGCGAACCAGGTGTTCGACCCGAGCGCGGTGGACGCGTACTACTTCGGGACCGACCGCACGCGCGAGGCGTTCTGGCAGTACCACCGGAACACCAATTATTCGGTGGTCGACGACGAGGTGATCCGCGACCTCTACCGGCGCTCGTACGACGAGGAGGTGCGCGGGGTCGAGCGGTTGCACTTCCTCAACCTGACCCGGGTCGACGAGGTCAAGCGGGCGGGTGACGAGACGCGCGTGTCACTGCTGTCGCTGCTCGACGACGAATCGCCCGAACTGGACGTGGACGCGATCGTGTTCGCCACCGGCTACGAGGCGATGGAACCCAGCCGCCTGCTGGGCGAGTTGGACCGGTACTGCCTGCGCGACGAGGCCGGCCGGCATCGGGTGGACCGGGACTACCGACTGGTCACCTCTCCCGAACTGCGCTGCGGCATCTATCTCCAGGGCGGTACGGAGCACACCCACGGGCTGACCTCCTCGCTCCTGTCCAATCTCGCCATCCGCAGCGGTGAGATCGCCGAGTCGATCCTCGGCCGCCGGCCGGCGGAGGCCCTGCACGGCTGA
- a CDS encoding SAM-dependent methyltransferase, with amino-acid sequence MTSIPAGDAGEGTENAWRLPRLDEVETKLPTRIVTTVPHTARIYDYLLGGKNNFAVDRAAADAIVATIPDLAVSLRLNRLFLRRAVRYAARRGIRQFLDIGTGIPTSGNTHEVAHEIAPDARVAYVDNDPIVLVHGRALMTDAGPGRTTFTQADLRAPEDILSAPEVLEVIDFDQPVALMLVAILHFIRDDEKPHDIVARLRDALPAKSMLLLSHASFDANPHQGRKGAEGWKNASAEMTMRPYDEIRTMFTGFDLVEPGLRTHWNPDGEPEHPLDEVENVWGYGAVGIKP; translated from the coding sequence GTGACATCCATACCGGCGGGGGACGCGGGCGAAGGCACCGAGAACGCTTGGCGGTTGCCGCGACTCGACGAGGTCGAGACCAAGCTGCCCACCCGGATCGTGACGACCGTTCCGCATACCGCCCGGATCTACGACTACCTTCTCGGCGGCAAGAACAATTTCGCGGTCGATCGGGCCGCCGCCGACGCCATCGTCGCGACGATCCCGGACCTTGCGGTCTCCCTCCGGCTCAATCGGCTCTTCCTGCGCCGCGCCGTGCGCTACGCGGCCCGCCGGGGCATCCGCCAGTTCCTGGACATCGGCACCGGGATCCCCACCTCGGGCAACACCCACGAAGTGGCCCACGAGATCGCCCCCGACGCCCGGGTGGCCTACGTGGACAACGACCCGATCGTGCTCGTGCACGGGCGGGCGCTGATGACCGACGCGGGTCCGGGCCGGACCACGTTCACCCAGGCCGATCTGCGCGCGCCCGAGGACATCCTGTCCGCGCCGGAGGTGCTGGAGGTCATCGACTTCGATCAGCCTGTGGCGCTGATGCTGGTCGCGATCCTGCACTTCATCCGCGACGACGAGAAACCGCACGACATCGTCGCCCGGCTCCGCGACGCGCTGCCCGCCAAAAGCATGCTGCTGCTCTCGCACGCGTCCTTCGACGCCAACCCGCACCAGGGCCGCAAGGGCGCCGAGGGCTGGAAGAACGCCTCGGCCGAGATGACCATGCGCCCCTACGACGAGATCCGCACCATGTTCACCGGGTTCGACCTGGTCGAACCCGGCTTGCGCACCCACTGGAACCCGGACGGCGAACCCGAACACCCGTTGGACGAGGTCGAGAACGTCTGGGGCTACGGCGCCGTCGGCATCAAACCCTGA
- a CDS encoding CDGSH iron-sulfur domain-containing protein, with amino-acid sequence MHRRNPVTGASIPSRLRSLLTRAHALDHGLTRRMTDADAGEPLRDTVIRPLAEALAEVGGSAVEPEPVEPTAADADPAGLVRTLAADVTRLRAEVDPAPPLGVQEAAAALQHLAWLFTDEDDRAALVAEFAALQAGLPTRIRIAPNGPYLVTNAPRVTDRLGEPIPVLPQTALCRCGESTTKPLCDGSHAQNGFTGAKDPGRVPDERRTYPGAPVAVTDNRGICAHSGLCTDRLSTVFRQKEEPFVAPSGDRMDEIVRTVRACPSGALDYLIDGRSPPPQPRDPAIEVSQDGPYRVTGSIPLVGADGEPEPRGPGAPTEHYSLCRCGHSQNKPFCSGMHWYVNFADPPRSEEPTLYEWAGGLPALTRMTHIFYDKYVPQDPLLGPLFARMAPDHPERVAAWLVETFGGPKLYTEQYGGYDHMVSEHAGKALTEEWRTRWTQLIGRAADDAGLPTDAEFRAAFVAYVEWGSRIAVENSQPGARPPAHMPVPRWWWVCGATPGARVSALAPAATEETRETPLPTEDQPIGFAEHIRPLFREMDRKSMSFMFDLWSHDDVSAHARAILARLRQGSMPCDGAWPADRVDVFARWVDEGAPA; translated from the coding sequence ATGCACCGGCGGAACCCCGTGACCGGCGCGTCGATCCCGAGCCGCCTGCGGTCGCTGCTGACCCGGGCGCACGCCCTCGACCACGGGCTCACCCGTCGGATGACCGACGCCGACGCGGGCGAGCCGCTGCGGGACACGGTGATCCGACCGCTCGCCGAGGCACTGGCCGAGGTCGGCGGGAGCGCCGTCGAGCCGGAGCCGGTCGAGCCGACGGCCGCCGACGCGGATCCGGCCGGCCTCGTGCGCACCCTCGCCGCGGACGTCACCCGGCTGCGCGCCGAGGTCGACCCCGCGCCGCCGCTCGGCGTCCAGGAGGCCGCCGCCGCGCTGCAACACCTGGCCTGGCTCTTCACCGACGAGGACGACCGGGCCGCGCTGGTCGCGGAGTTCGCCGCGCTCCAGGCCGGTCTGCCGACCCGGATCCGCATCGCGCCGAACGGGCCGTACCTGGTCACCAACGCCCCGCGCGTCACCGACCGGCTCGGTGAGCCGATCCCGGTGCTGCCGCAGACCGCGCTGTGCCGGTGCGGCGAGTCGACCACCAAACCGCTGTGCGACGGCAGCCACGCCCAAAACGGGTTCACCGGCGCCAAGGACCCCGGCCGGGTGCCCGACGAGCGGCGCACGTACCCCGGCGCTCCCGTCGCGGTCACCGACAACCGCGGCATCTGCGCGCACTCGGGCCTGTGTACCGATCGACTCTCCACGGTCTTCCGGCAGAAGGAGGAGCCGTTCGTGGCGCCCTCCGGCGACCGCATGGACGAGATCGTGCGCACCGTGCGGGCCTGCCCGTCCGGCGCGCTCGACTACCTGATCGACGGCCGGTCCCCGCCGCCGCAGCCGCGCGACCCCGCGATCGAGGTCTCCCAGGACGGCCCGTACCGGGTGACCGGCTCGATCCCCCTGGTCGGCGCCGACGGCGAGCCCGAGCCGCGCGGTCCCGGCGCCCCGACCGAGCACTACAGCCTGTGCCGGTGCGGCCATTCGCAGAACAAGCCGTTCTGCAGCGGCATGCACTGGTACGTGAACTTCGCCGACCCGCCGCGCTCCGAGGAGCCCACGCTCTACGAATGGGCCGGCGGACTGCCCGCGCTGACCCGCATGACGCACATCTTCTACGACAAGTACGTCCCGCAAGACCCGCTGCTCGGCCCGCTGTTCGCCCGGATGGCCCCCGACCACCCCGAGCGGGTGGCGGCCTGGCTGGTCGAGACCTTCGGCGGCCCCAAGCTGTACACCGAGCAGTACGGCGGCTACGACCACATGGTGAGCGAGCACGCCGGCAAGGCCCTGACCGAGGAATGGCGTACCCGCTGGACGCAGTTGATCGGCCGGGCCGCCGACGACGCGGGCCTGCCCACCGACGCCGAGTTCCGCGCCGCGTTCGTCGCCTATGTCGAGTGGGGCTCGCGCATCGCGGTGGAGAACTCCCAGCCCGGTGCCCGGCCGCCGGCCCACATGCCCGTACCCCGCTGGTGGTGGGTCTGCGGCGCCACCCCCGGCGCCCGGGTCTCCGCACTGGCCCCCGCCGCGACCGAGGAGACGCGCGAGACGCCGCTGCCGACCGAGGACCAACCGATCGGCTTCGCCGAGCACATCAGGCCGCTGTTCCGGGAGATGGACCGCAAGTCGATGAGCTTCATGTTCGACCTGTGGTCGCACGACGACGTCAGCGCGCACGCGCGGGCGATCCTGGCCCGGCTGCGCCAGGGCAGCATGCCCTGCGACGGCGCCTGGCCCGCCGACCGGGTGGACGTCTTCGCCCGCTGGGTCGACGAGGGCGCCCCGGCGTAG
- a CDS encoding TetR/AcrR family transcriptional regulator, producing MESASRGAGRARDGAIDARILAVAGQHLARDGYAAMSLAAVAQEAGTTRQALYRRWPGKAELAAAVVTALAEEEHDVRAADPFGTLVAELADFQRGVGKPGRMSLVGTMLQDTTDPELRARYRSRVIAPRRARLLDALESARRQGQLAPDADLEVALTMCTGSWYGRELAGAPVPTNWPYRTAALVWRSLGGTVPTADPDAT from the coding sequence ATGGAAAGTGCCAGCCGCGGTGCCGGTCGGGCGCGGGACGGCGCGATCGACGCCCGCATCCTGGCCGTCGCGGGACAACATCTGGCCCGGGACGGATACGCCGCGATGTCGCTCGCGGCGGTCGCCCAGGAGGCCGGCACGACCCGTCAGGCGCTGTATCGACGCTGGCCCGGCAAGGCCGAGTTGGCCGCGGCGGTGGTGACCGCGCTCGCCGAGGAGGAGCACGACGTCCGCGCCGCCGACCCGTTCGGCACGCTGGTGGCCGAACTCGCCGACTTCCAGCGCGGCGTCGGCAAACCCGGCCGGATGTCCCTGGTCGGCACGATGCTCCAGGACACGACCGACCCCGAGCTGCGGGCGCGCTACCGCTCCCGGGTGATCGCCCCCCGTCGTGCGCGCCTGCTGGACGCGCTGGAATCGGCCCGCCGCCAGGGCCAACTCGCGCCCGACGCCGACTTGGAGGTCGCCCTCACGATGTGCACCGGCTCCTGGTACGGCCGCGAACTGGCCGGTGCGCCGGTTCCGACGAACTGGCCGTATCGCACCGCGGCGTTGGTCTGGCGCTCCCTCGGCGGCACGGTCCCGACGGCGGACCCCGACGCCACGTAG
- a CDS encoding MarR family winged helix-turn-helix transcriptional regulator encodes MSSPEPSTAEIMDAMAAVGTAYFHDFAAVVSRHGLTSVQAKTLSLLRRPLPMRGLADRLVCDASNVTGIVDRLESRGLVRREADPADRRVKNVVATEEGHDTIHRIRAEMHTTRAALDALTPDERAALYGLLGRLRPAMEAPHA; translated from the coding sequence ATGAGCAGTCCCGAGCCGAGCACCGCCGAGATCATGGACGCCATGGCCGCCGTGGGTACCGCGTACTTCCACGACTTCGCCGCCGTGGTCAGCCGGCACGGGCTGACCTCCGTGCAGGCCAAGACGCTGTCCCTGTTGCGCCGCCCGCTGCCGATGCGCGGACTGGCCGATCGGCTGGTGTGCGACGCCTCCAACGTCACCGGCATCGTGGATCGGCTCGAATCGCGCGGCCTGGTCCGCCGCGAGGCCGACCCCGCCGACCGGCGGGTCAAGAACGTGGTGGCCACCGAGGAGGGGCACGACACGATCCACCGGATCCGGGCCGAGATGCACACCACGCGCGCCGCGCTCGACGCACTCACCCCCGACGAGCGCGCCGCGCTGTACGGGCTGCTGGGCCGACTGCGCCCGGCGATGGAGGCCCCGCACGCCTGA